A genomic stretch from Sphingobacterium sp. ML3W includes:
- a CDS encoding ABC transporter substrate-binding protein — MISVQNHPLRLSGNKIWVAALVALCLASCTTKKSTVLRSPSSSRGEQQTAVTKPNSEKDKPAVKVGDVQNVNGHSVKNNKIALLLPFELNSIAKTVTTEDVERSALALDFYQGFQAGLDKIAKDGMLFDLQVIDSRDNVAYNASLGTAATVKDAALVVGPVYPREIRSFAQTFANKNVLQVSPLAATMASEFSVPNLVSMTPSIRTHSETMAKYVADQYYNGDQILIYDAGDDESKQFLVNFASEVTKANAQAKVKTVMSLNELNNSLVLTGTNHVVSGTANKNLVKGLLDAMDERFLNPGNQFKLYGHPNLSKLSFENFENMDFYSLTITSSSLANDSDGDTKKFISNYKSLYKVDPSEFSYKGYDAAVYFGRLLHKYGVDYVSHMTQEKFSGLNSDYRFEFYPKWGYANRALGIMVYHNKKFERK, encoded by the coding sequence ATGATATCAGTTCAAAACCACCCGCTACGATTGAGTGGGAATAAAATATGGGTTGCAGCACTCGTGGCATTATGCCTCGCCAGCTGTACAACCAAAAAAAGCACAGTATTGCGTTCGCCCTCTTCTAGTCGGGGCGAACAGCAAACTGCTGTCACCAAACCAAACAGTGAGAAAGATAAGCCTGCTGTAAAAGTTGGCGATGTGCAAAATGTAAATGGCCATTCGGTTAAAAACAATAAAATTGCACTTCTTTTACCGTTTGAACTAAATAGCATTGCTAAAACGGTGACTACTGAAGATGTCGAGCGATCTGCTTTGGCATTGGACTTTTACCAGGGTTTTCAAGCAGGCCTAGACAAGATCGCTAAGGATGGAATGCTGTTTGATTTGCAGGTCATCGACTCGCGCGATAATGTAGCTTACAATGCGTCTTTGGGAACTGCGGCTACGGTAAAGGATGCTGCACTTGTTGTCGGTCCAGTTTACCCACGGGAAATCAGAAGTTTTGCACAGACCTTTGCGAATAAAAATGTCCTCCAGGTGTCTCCATTAGCGGCTACGATGGCTTCGGAATTTAGTGTCCCTAACTTGGTGTCCATGACGCCATCGATACGGACCCATTCCGAAACAATGGCAAAATATGTCGCTGATCAGTATTATAATGGAGATCAGATTTTGATCTATGATGCCGGAGATGATGAAAGCAAACAATTCCTGGTCAATTTTGCCAGCGAGGTCACAAAGGCGAATGCACAGGCAAAAGTAAAAACGGTTATGAGCCTAAATGAGCTCAATAATAGCCTGGTGCTGACAGGAACAAATCATGTTGTATCCGGAACTGCCAATAAGAACTTGGTCAAAGGATTGTTGGATGCTATGGATGAGCGTTTCTTGAATCCTGGTAACCAGTTCAAGCTATATGGCCATCCAAATCTTTCAAAACTTTCCTTTGAAAATTTTGAAAACATGGATTTTTATAGTTTGACGATCACTTCTTCGAGCTTAGCCAATGATTCTGACGGTGATACGAAAAAGTTTATATCAAATTACAAATCACTGTATAAAGTAGATCCTTCTGAGTTTTCTTATAAGGGTTATGATGCCGCCGTTTATTTTGGGCGTCTACTTCATAAATACGGTGTTGATTATGTAAGCCATATGACTCAGGAGAAATTCTCTGGACTCAATAGCGATTATAGATTTGAATTCTATCCGAAGTGGGGGTATGCCAATAGAGCTTTGGGGATCATGGTTTATCACAACAAGAAATTTGAAAGAAAATAA
- a CDS encoding ATP-binding cassette domain-containing protein: MIENKVITLKNVDIFQQKHLVLSNVNLNIGKGEFLYLIGQSGSGKSSLLKIIYGDLYIGNGEGMIAGFDLKKLHENDVPYLRRKLGIVFQDFHLLSDRTIEKNLEFALKATGWKDKKMIDGRILDVLEKVGLRSKLKKMPHELSGGEQQRIVIARALLNNPEIILADEPTGNLDPATSEEIVLLLRDIANSGTAILMATHDYTIIRNMPSRIIKTGDGILQDDVSI; the protein is encoded by the coding sequence ATGATTGAAAATAAAGTAATTACATTAAAGAACGTTGATATCTTTCAACAGAAACATTTAGTATTATCCAATGTCAATTTAAACATCGGGAAAGGAGAATTTCTCTACCTTATCGGACAGTCTGGCAGCGGAAAAAGTAGTTTATTAAAAATCATCTATGGCGATCTATATATCGGTAATGGAGAGGGAATGATCGCTGGGTTTGACCTCAAGAAACTTCACGAAAATGATGTTCCTTACTTACGCCGGAAATTAGGGATTGTTTTTCAGGACTTTCATTTGTTATCCGACAGAACGATCGAGAAGAACCTCGAGTTTGCGTTAAAGGCTACGGGCTGGAAAGATAAAAAAATGATTGATGGACGTATCTTGGACGTATTGGAAAAAGTTGGACTTCGTTCCAAATTAAAGAAAATGCCTCATGAGCTTTCCGGTGGTGAGCAACAGCGGATTGTCATTGCCCGTGCCCTACTGAATAACCCAGAGATTATCCTTGCGGATGAGCCTACCGGAAACTTGGATCCTGCCACCTCCGAGGAAATTGTCCTATTGTTGCGCGATATCGCCAATTCTGGAACAGCAATTTTAATGGCTACCCACGATTATACAATTATTCGCAATATGCCTTCCCGGATTATCAAAACTGGAGACGGTATTCTACAGGATGATGTCAGCATCTAA
- a CDS encoding acyl-CoA reductase, protein MTKQQRINAFVKLGELLKKQPEDLTQIIQLAQHKNPWYTLKNVERAIHAISSNLTEEKLNHWLRNYPDLESIKTVGLILAGNIPLVGFHDILCVLISGFKAKIKVSSDDAGLTTYVLNSLKQIEPAFEAAFEIVDKLKDFDLVIATGSNNTARYFDYYFGTKPHIIRRNRNSVAVITGQESPAEMEALGHDIFDYFGLGCRSVSKLFIPKDYAVAHFFEGIADFKDVSEHYKYNNNYDYNKSIYLINRDKHFDNGFLLLKQDQRTASPLSVVYYEEYNRLEDVENELNQQAENIQCVVSEVQLNIQSPVFHFGESQCPALDDYADGINTLDFLFANQ, encoded by the coding sequence TTGACAAAGCAACAACGAATAAATGCGTTCGTAAAACTGGGTGAACTGTTGAAAAAGCAGCCTGAAGATCTTACTCAGATCATTCAACTGGCGCAACATAAAAATCCTTGGTATACCCTAAAAAATGTTGAAAGGGCCATACATGCGATTTCATCCAACTTAACAGAAGAGAAGCTCAATCATTGGCTACGCAACTACCCAGATCTCGAATCTATTAAAACCGTAGGTTTGATTCTCGCTGGAAATATTCCGCTGGTTGGTTTTCATGACATCCTTTGTGTATTAATCAGCGGATTTAAAGCAAAAATTAAGGTATCCTCGGATGACGCAGGTTTAACAACTTATGTACTCAACAGTTTAAAACAAATCGAACCCGCTTTTGAAGCAGCTTTTGAAATTGTTGATAAACTCAAAGACTTCGACTTGGTCATTGCCACTGGCTCAAACAATACAGCCCGTTATTTTGACTATTATTTTGGCACAAAACCCCACATTATCCGACGAAATAGAAATAGTGTTGCGGTCATTACAGGACAGGAATCCCCAGCAGAAATGGAGGCCTTAGGTCACGATATCTTTGATTACTTCGGCCTTGGCTGCCGCTCGGTTTCCAAACTTTTTATTCCAAAAGATTATGCAGTAGCACATTTTTTTGAAGGAATAGCGGATTTTAAAGATGTATCCGAACACTATAAATACAATAATAATTACGACTATAATAAATCCATCTATCTGATCAACAGAGACAAGCATTTTGATAATGGGTTTCTGTTGCTCAAACAGGATCAGCGTACTGCCTCTCCATTATCCGTGGTTTATTACGAGGAATACAACCGTCTTGAAGATGTCGAAAACGAGCTGAATCAACAAGCTGAAAATATTCAGTGTGTTGTCTCCGAAGTCCAATTGAACATACAGTCACCAGTCTTTCATTTTGGAGAAAGTCAATGTCCGGCCCTGGATGATTATGCAGATGGTATAAATACGCTGGACTTTTTATTTGCAAACCAGTAA
- the guaA gene encoding glutamine-hydrolyzing GMP synthase, which translates to MPEKIIILDFGSQYTQLIARRVRELNVYCEIHPFNKLPDFDESVKGVIFSGSPFSVRQEDAPQIDFVAIQERFPLLGVCYGAQYIAQQSGGDVLPSEIREYGRANLQFVNNENELLAGVPVQSQVWMSHGDTIKEVPANFDIIASTDKVRVAAYQVKGTRTFGIQFHPEVTHSTDGAILLKNFVVGICGCAQDWTPDAFVETTVASLKEQLGNDHVIMALSGGVDSTVAAVLLHHAIGQKLHCIFVDHGLLRKDEYEQVLDSYKNMGLNIKGINAKDLFYGRLAGVSEPEEKRKIIGNSFIDVFDEAAKEIQKELPEGIEAKWLGQGTIYPDIIESVSVKGPSATIKSHHNVGGLPDFMKLKVVEPLKTLFKDEVRRVGKALEVDQAILGRHPFPGPGLAIRILGDITAERVRIVQEADAIFISNLKESGWYDKVWQAGTIFLPVRSVGVMGDERTYEHVVSLRAVGSLDGMTADWIHLPYDLLAKISNEIINHVKGINRVVYDISSKPPATIEWE; encoded by the coding sequence ATGCCAGAAAAAATTATCATTCTAGACTTCGGGTCTCAGTACACGCAATTAATTGCAAGACGTGTCAGAGAACTAAATGTGTATTGTGAGATACACCCGTTTAATAAATTGCCAGATTTTGACGAATCTGTGAAAGGTGTTATATTCTCAGGAAGTCCCTTTTCCGTTCGACAAGAGGATGCACCTCAAATTGATTTTGTCGCTATTCAGGAGCGTTTTCCACTTTTAGGAGTGTGTTATGGTGCACAATACATTGCTCAACAATCGGGCGGAGATGTATTGCCATCTGAAATCCGTGAGTATGGTCGCGCAAATCTGCAATTTGTCAATAATGAAAATGAATTATTGGCAGGTGTACCTGTGCAGTCTCAGGTATGGATGTCGCATGGCGATACGATCAAAGAGGTACCAGCAAATTTTGATATTATTGCCAGCACAGACAAAGTGCGTGTTGCAGCATATCAGGTTAAGGGTACACGTACTTTTGGTATACAGTTTCACCCAGAGGTAACACATAGTACAGATGGTGCTATTTTGTTGAAAAACTTCGTTGTTGGTATCTGTGGTTGTGCGCAGGACTGGACTCCAGATGCATTTGTGGAGACTACTGTAGCATCACTGAAAGAGCAGTTGGGTAATGACCATGTGATCATGGCTTTATCTGGAGGTGTAGATTCTACTGTTGCCGCAGTATTGTTACACCATGCAATCGGACAGAAATTACATTGTATTTTTGTAGATCATGGCTTACTTCGTAAAGATGAATATGAGCAGGTATTGGATTCTTACAAAAATATGGGTTTAAATATTAAGGGAATTAATGCGAAAGATCTGTTTTATGGTCGCTTGGCAGGAGTTTCTGAACCTGAGGAAAAACGTAAGATCATTGGTAATTCCTTTATTGATGTGTTTGATGAAGCTGCGAAGGAAATTCAAAAAGAATTACCAGAAGGAATCGAAGCGAAATGGTTGGGACAAGGTACAATCTATCCCGATATCATTGAGTCAGTTTCGGTTAAAGGACCTTCAGCAACAATAAAATCACACCATAATGTCGGCGGTTTGCCTGATTTTATGAAACTGAAAGTTGTTGAACCATTAAAGACTTTATTTAAAGACGAAGTCAGAAGAGTTGGGAAGGCATTAGAGGTAGATCAGGCGATTTTAGGTAGACATCCATTTCCAGGTCCTGGTTTAGCCATTCGTATTTTAGGTGATATTACAGCCGAAAGAGTACGGATTGTTCAGGAAGCAGATGCAATCTTTATCAGTAACTTGAAGGAATCAGGATGGTATGATAAAGTATGGCAAGCTGGTACAATCTTTTTACCTGTGCGTTCGGTAGGGGTAATGGGTGACGAACGTACTTACGAGCATGTTGTGAGCTTAAGAGCTGTAGGGTCTCTTGATGGAATGACTGCAGATTGGATACATCTACCATATGACCTGTTGGCAAAAATTTCAAATGAAATTATCAACCATGTGAAAGGAATAAACAGAGTTGTATATGATATCAGTTCAAAACCACCCGCTACGATTGAGTGGGAATAA
- a CDS encoding universal stress protein: MENTNLKFKRILVAVDDAPCSEKAILYAREMAQVFSAAVALVTVIPPTSPTNFGADPLLGQQPIIVPEVSEMEQENAQKYLEKLSGEFIGSGEIYLFNRIGSIKEEILAASHEWSADLIIMGSNGRSGFDHFISGSVSESVIRKATCPVLVIPSKCD; the protein is encoded by the coding sequence ATGGAGAATACAAATTTAAAATTCAAAAGAATACTCGTTGCAGTCGATGATGCTCCATGTTCAGAGAAAGCCATTCTATATGCCAGAGAAATGGCTCAGGTATTCAGTGCTGCTGTCGCCCTTGTCACTGTTATCCCCCCGACTTCACCAACAAATTTCGGAGCGGATCCACTATTGGGTCAGCAGCCTATTATCGTACCGGAAGTATCCGAAATGGAACAGGAAAATGCGCAAAAATATCTTGAAAAATTAAGCGGGGAATTTATCGGTTCAGGAGAAATATATCTTTTCAATCGAATTGGATCAATCAAAGAAGAAATTCTTGCGGCTTCACATGAGTGGTCGGCAGATCTAATTATTATGGGATCTAATGGGAGAAGCGGATTTGATCATTTTATTTCAGGTTCTGTATCTGAATCCGTGATTCGCAAGGCAACCTGTCCTGTATTGGTCATACCAAGCAAATGTGATTAG
- a CDS encoding 4Fe-4S dicluster domain-containing protein: protein MAIKITDECINCGACEPECPNNAIYDAGVTWKFSDGTALDGVIDFGDGVTLDANESQEAISNEVYYIVSDKCTECVGFHDEPQCAAVCPVDCCVDDEDVRESNDELLAKKAWLHAE, encoded by the coding sequence ATGGCGATTAAAATTACAGACGAATGCATTAACTGTGGTGCTTGCGAACCGGAATGCCCAAATAATGCAATATACGATGCTGGTGTAACTTGGAAATTCTCAGATGGGACTGCTTTGGATGGTGTTATAGATTTTGGTGATGGCGTTACGCTTGACGCGAATGAATCACAGGAAGCTATCTCAAATGAAGTTTATTATATTGTTTCGGATAAATGTACAGAATGTGTAGGTTTTCATGATGAACCACAATGTGCTGCTGTTTGTCCAGTAGATTGTTGTGTGGATGACGAAGATGTACGTGAGTCCAACGATGAGCTATTAGCGAAAAAAGCTTGGTTACACGCGGAATAA
- the dnaJ gene encoding molecular chaperone DnaJ — protein sequence MSKRDYYDILGVARSADEKEIKSSYRKLAIKYHPDKNPGDHEAEEKFKEAAEAYDILSNPQKRQRYDQFGHAGNSASGGYGGGGGMNMDDIFSQFGDIFGGGHPFESFFGGGGGGQRGGRRVARGSNLRIKVKLTLEEIAKGVEKKVKVNKQVSCHSCDGSGAKDKSSFHTCKTCGGSGSVRRVTNTILGQMQTTSTCPTCNGEGVEITAKCTTCRGEGLERGEETIAINIPAGVSEGMQLSMSGKGNAAPRGGIPGDLIILIEEVPHESLKRDGLNVIYDLYINFVDATLGTSVEVPTIDGKAKIKIEPGTQGGKILRLKGKGIPEVNSYHKGDQLVYVNIWTPKAVSNEEKELLNKLKESPNFKPQPGKSEKSFFERIKEYFE from the coding sequence ATGTCAAAAAGAGATTATTACGATATACTTGGTGTCGCGCGTTCAGCGGACGAGAAGGAGATTAAATCATCCTATCGCAAATTAGCGATTAAATATCACCCGGACAAAAACCCCGGTGATCATGAAGCGGAGGAAAAATTTAAGGAGGCTGCTGAGGCATACGATATCTTGAGCAATCCACAAAAACGTCAACGCTACGACCAATTTGGCCATGCTGGTAATTCAGCAAGTGGTGGCTACGGCGGTGGTGGTGGCATGAATATGGATGACATATTTAGCCAGTTTGGTGATATCTTTGGTGGCGGACATCCCTTCGAAAGTTTCTTCGGTGGCGGTGGCGGAGGTCAGCGTGGTGGCCGCCGCGTAGCACGTGGAAGCAACTTGCGTATTAAAGTTAAATTGACTCTTGAAGAAATCGCTAAAGGTGTTGAGAAAAAAGTAAAGGTCAACAAACAAGTTTCCTGTCATAGCTGTGATGGCTCTGGAGCTAAAGACAAATCTTCTTTCCATACCTGTAAGACCTGTGGTGGCTCTGGATCTGTACGCCGAGTAACAAATACCATTCTGGGTCAAATGCAAACCACTAGCACCTGCCCTACCTGTAATGGTGAAGGTGTTGAAATTACCGCAAAATGTACAACCTGTAGAGGTGAAGGATTAGAGCGTGGTGAAGAAACAATCGCAATCAATATCCCTGCCGGAGTAAGCGAAGGAATGCAACTCTCTATGAGTGGCAAAGGAAATGCAGCCCCACGTGGTGGTATACCAGGGGACCTTATTATATTAATCGAGGAGGTTCCACACGAAAGCTTAAAACGTGACGGCCTTAATGTCATCTATGATCTGTACATTAATTTCGTCGATGCCACTTTAGGTACCAGCGTAGAAGTTCCGACAATTGATGGAAAAGCTAAAATAAAAATCGAACCTGGAACACAGGGTGGTAAAATATTACGTCTGAAAGGAAAAGGTATTCCTGAAGTCAATTCTTACCATAAAGGTGATCAGCTTGTTTACGTTAATATCTGGACACCAAAAGCTGTATCCAACGAAGAAAAAGAATTATTGAATAAACTCAAAGAATCACCAAACTTTAAACCACAACCTGGTAAAAGTGAAAAATCATTTTTTGAACGTATAAAAGAATATTTCGAATAA
- a CDS encoding OmpW family outer membrane protein yields MKKVLLTLAAVAGLTVASQAQEFGFKKTDFIVEGNLSANTSNDKTDHIKTNSFNFNPSVGYFVTDKIAVGLDFNVGNNKKTTNVDQANESYVKGNSFGVGAYGRYYFLELGSRFKTYAQLGAGYAQADGKINDGTNTIDVPKTKGFGANAGLGINYFVTPKIAINFGLTDLLSFKTSKLDVDGAKSSNEFNANINSFNNFFDTAKFGLTFKF; encoded by the coding sequence ATGAAAAAAGTTTTACTTACATTAGCAGCCGTAGCTGGTTTGACAGTCGCTTCACAAGCACAAGAATTTGGTTTCAAAAAAACTGACTTCATTGTTGAAGGTAATCTTTCTGCAAATACGTCAAATGACAAAACGGATCACATAAAAACAAACTCATTTAACTTCAACCCTTCTGTTGGTTACTTTGTTACTGATAAGATCGCTGTAGGTTTAGATTTCAACGTTGGCAACAATAAAAAAACAACGAATGTTGATCAAGCAAACGAATCATATGTAAAAGGCAATAGTTTTGGAGTAGGTGCTTATGGACGTTACTACTTCCTTGAATTAGGTTCACGTTTCAAAACTTACGCTCAATTAGGTGCTGGTTATGCGCAAGCTGATGGAAAAATCAATGATGGTACAAATACAATTGATGTTCCTAAAACAAAAGGATTTGGTGCAAACGCTGGTTTGGGTATCAACTACTTTGTAACGCCTAAAATTGCAATCAACTTTGGTTTGACTGATTTATTGTCATTCAAAACTTCAAAACTTGACGTTGACGGAGCAAAATCATCTAACGAATTTAACGCAAACATCAATAGCTTCAATAACTTCTTTGATACAGCTAAATTTGGTTTGACATTCAAATTCTAG
- a CDS encoding RsmB/NOP family class I SAM-dependent RNA methyltransferase: MAEFSEKRVYQQIRNFERAMDGFEGDQPFSRYLTTFFKENKQMGSSDRRSTSRLCYNYFRLGLAASQLSQQRRLVLAEFLCENDSPLVNLLEPAYSDKLGLSLDQKISFLESEGLLKSEDLFPFTSYFSSQIDTRLFLKSQLVQPHLYIRVKRGKNKVVRAILDENQIPYSELSDQTISLANGTSLQRFSNLEGLVEVQDLSSQRTLEFMKPEDRESWWDACAASGGKSLLLMDACPSANLLVTDLRMSILRNLDERFDHAGIKHYRKKILDLTKDPYPILGNEKFDGVLLDAPCTGSGTWGRTPEMIREFKTAKIEEFSTLQKTIASHVAGYVKVGKPLVYITCSVFKAENEEVVDYILNNLGFELESMRCLDGYTERADSMFVARLIKK, translated from the coding sequence ATGGCTGAATTCAGTGAAAAACGTGTTTACCAACAAATACGTAATTTTGAGCGAGCGATGGATGGTTTCGAAGGAGATCAACCGTTTTCGCGGTATTTAACGACTTTTTTTAAGGAGAATAAACAGATGGGGTCTTCGGATCGTCGGTCCACTTCCCGTCTGTGTTACAACTATTTCCGTTTGGGGTTAGCAGCTTCACAGTTGTCACAGCAGCGACGATTGGTTCTTGCGGAGTTTTTATGCGAAAACGATAGCCCTTTGGTCAATCTACTTGAACCTGCTTATAGTGATAAGTTGGGTTTATCTTTAGATCAGAAGATTTCTTTTCTTGAATCTGAAGGACTACTAAAAAGTGAAGATCTATTTCCTTTCACAAGCTATTTTTCGTCTCAGATTGATACCAGACTATTTTTGAAGAGCCAATTGGTTCAGCCTCATCTGTATATCCGGGTAAAGCGAGGTAAAAATAAGGTCGTTCGTGCGATTTTAGACGAAAATCAGATTCCCTATAGTGAATTGAGTGATCAGACCATCTCTTTGGCCAATGGTACCTCTTTACAACGCTTTTCAAACTTGGAAGGACTGGTTGAAGTACAGGATTTATCCTCACAGCGTACGCTTGAATTCATGAAACCCGAGGACAGAGAATCCTGGTGGGATGCTTGTGCTGCATCGGGTGGTAAATCTCTTTTATTAATGGATGCATGCCCTTCTGCTAATTTATTGGTAACTGATCTTCGGATGAGTATCCTTCGTAACCTGGATGAGCGATTTGATCATGCTGGTATTAAACATTACCGTAAGAAAATATTGGATCTGACAAAAGATCCTTATCCGATATTGGGGAACGAGAAATTTGATGGGGTATTATTAGATGCACCTTGTACAGGCTCAGGTACCTGGGGACGTACACCAGAGATGATCCGGGAATTTAAAACGGCTAAGATTGAGGAATTTAGTACATTGCAGAAAACTATCGCTAGCCATGTTGCGGGATATGTGAAAGTGGGTAAGCCGCTGGTTTATATAACCTGCTCCGTATTTAAAGCAGAGAATGAGGAAGTTGTTGACTATATCTTAAACAATTTGGGATTTGAACTGGAAAGTATGCGTTGTCTGGATGGTTATACTGAAAGAGCAGATAGCATGTTTGTTGCCAGGTTGATCAAAAAATAA
- a CDS encoding nucleotide exchange factor GrpE, with product MNEQDNYYDESQDQVETNSSDQQEQPSDNQVELSTEEKLAAELAEAKDKYIRLSAEFDNYRKRTSKERVELIQSAGKDVISKLLPTLDDFDRALSAMETATDVESVKTGMDIVNNKLRQTLSQLGLKEMETAGQAFDPELQEAITSIPAPTADLKNKVVDVIEKGYYLGDKVIRHAKVVIGQ from the coding sequence ATGAATGAGCAAGATAATTATTATGATGAGAGTCAAGATCAAGTAGAAACTAATTCTTCTGATCAACAAGAGCAGCCTTCGGATAATCAGGTAGAATTGTCTACCGAAGAGAAGTTGGCCGCAGAATTGGCAGAGGCAAAGGATAAATACATTCGTCTTTCTGCTGAATTTGACAATTATAGAAAACGTACAAGCAAAGAACGTGTTGAATTGATTCAATCAGCAGGAAAAGATGTGATCAGTAAATTATTACCTACGTTAGATGATTTTGACCGAGCATTAAGTGCTATGGAAACTGCTACAGACGTAGAATCCGTTAAAACAGGGATGGATATTGTCAACAACAAATTAAGACAAACCCTGTCTCAATTGGGATTAAAAGAAATGGAAACTGCTGGCCAGGCATTTGACCCTGAATTACAGGAAGCTATTACATCCATTCCAGCACCTACAGCAGATTTAAAAAATAAAGTAGTGGACGTAATCGAAAAGGGATACTATTTGGGTGACAAAGTGATTCGTCACGCTAAAGTAGTTATAGGTCAATAA
- a CDS encoding C40 family peptidase, which translates to MKYGICTLALVPLRSEQAHRSEMVSQVLFGELFEILNVETDWTAIRMLETNYLGWIQNGQFIVVDSVEIEHYFAGTSSLVGREGGLLFNDGNRLHVCHGTKLYLNEANRFILGELDLAYQGSVNPFSKSDFETEVAELATSYKDTPYLWGGRSQWGIDCSGFSQLIYSCFGINLPRDAYQQAEIGETVDFISEIKTGDLAYFDNADGRITHVGIMLDRDTIIHASAKVRIDRMDNEGIFNRELNKYSHKLRIVKRYI; encoded by the coding sequence ATGAAATATGGTATTTGTACACTTGCTTTGGTTCCTTTGCGTTCGGAGCAGGCACATCGAAGTGAGATGGTTTCCCAAGTGTTATTTGGGGAATTATTTGAAATTCTGAACGTTGAGACTGACTGGACAGCGATACGGATGTTGGAAACCAATTATCTGGGCTGGATCCAGAATGGTCAGTTTATAGTAGTTGATTCAGTAGAAATTGAGCACTATTTCGCTGGGACGTCAAGTTTGGTCGGAAGGGAAGGCGGATTACTTTTTAATGATGGGAATAGACTTCATGTATGCCATGGCACAAAACTTTATTTAAACGAGGCCAATAGGTTTATTTTAGGTGAGCTAGACCTGGCTTACCAAGGTAGTGTCAATCCCTTTTCCAAATCTGATTTTGAGACTGAGGTTGCTGAACTCGCCACGAGTTATAAAGATACACCCTACTTGTGGGGTGGGCGCTCCCAATGGGGAATAGACTGCTCAGGTTTTTCTCAACTGATTTATAGTTGCTTTGGGATTAACCTGCCAAGAGATGCATATCAGCAGGCGGAAATCGGGGAGACTGTTGATTTTATTTCAGAAATTAAGACGGGAGATTTGGCTTATTTTGACAACGCGGACGGACGCATTACACATGTAGGTATTATGTTGGATAGGGATACCATTATTCATGCATCAGCTAAAGTACGTATTGATCGAATGGATAACGAAGGGATCTTTAATCGGGAATTGAATAAATATTCACATAAACTACGTATTGTAAAGCGCTATATTTAG
- the pyrF gene encoding orotidine-5'-phosphate decarboxylase — translation MTRAELIHQIKEKRSFLCVGLDTDLTKIPEHLLDDEDPIYSFNKAIIDATADLCVAYKPNIAFYECYGLKGWQSLQKTWAALPKDCFSIADAKRGDIGNTSGRYAMAFFDESNSGLGFDSITIAPYMGKDSVTPFLEFKDKWAIVLALTSNEGSLDFQNFENKEGLQLFEQVIDKVNTWGSTDNLMYVVGATRGEGFIKIREHAPEHFLLVPGVGAQGGSLEDVCKYGMNKDCGLLVNSTRGIIYASKGRDFAERAREEALKLQKEMEIELLKAGIIS, via the coding sequence ATGACCAGAGCAGAACTTATCCATCAAATTAAAGAGAAACGTTCGTTTTTATGTGTCGGATTGGACACAGACCTTACTAAGATTCCTGAGCACCTTTTGGATGATGAGGATCCGATCTATAGTTTCAATAAAGCTATTATTGATGCTACAGCTGATTTATGTGTCGCTTATAAGCCCAATATTGCCTTTTATGAATGTTACGGATTAAAAGGGTGGCAGTCGCTTCAAAAAACTTGGGCAGCATTACCGAAAGATTGTTTTAGTATTGCTGATGCCAAACGGGGTGATATTGGAAATACTTCAGGTCGTTATGCTATGGCTTTTTTTGATGAGTCAAACTCCGGTTTAGGATTTGATAGCATAACCATTGCTCCTTACATGGGAAAAGATTCGGTTACACCTTTTTTGGAGTTCAAAGATAAATGGGCTATTGTATTAGCCTTGACCTCTAATGAGGGAAGTTTAGATTTTCAGAATTTTGAAAACAAGGAAGGGCTTCAGTTATTTGAACAAGTCATCGATAAAGTAAATACCTGGGGCAGTACCGACAATTTAATGTATGTGGTCGGTGCAACGAGAGGGGAAGGCTTTATTAAAATTCGTGAGCATGCTCCAGAACATTTCCTATTGGTACCGGGGGTCGGTGCACAGGGGGGGTCATTGGAAGATGTTTGCAAATATGGTATGAATAAAGACTGTGGACTCTTGGTCAATAGCACAAGAGGAATTATATATGCTTCGAAAGGACGTGATTTTGCAGAACGCGCACGTGAAGAGGCCCTAAAACTACAAAAAGAAATGGAAATTGAACTGTTAAAAGCAGGTATTATTTCCTGA